A stretch of the Aegilops tauschii subsp. strangulata cultivar AL8/78 chromosome 4, Aet v6.0, whole genome shotgun sequence genome encodes the following:
- the LOC109773776 gene encoding calcium-binding protein CP1 — protein MCPGGRYAGLDLPAGAGAGDLRPAFDVLDADHDGRISRDDLKTFYANAGATDERFDDDDIEAMIAAADADLDGFVQYHEFEGLLGRAAKAGADSGCRSAMEDAFRLMDRDGDGKVGFEDLKAYLGWAGMPVADDEIRAMISMAADDDGGVGLEALARILAVDFDAIV, from the coding sequence ATGTGTCCCGGCGGCAGGTACGCGGGCCTTGAcctccccgccggcgccggcgcggggGACCTGCGGCCGGCGTTCGACGTGCTGGACGCGGACCACGACGGCCGCATCAGCCGCGACGACCTCAAGACCTTCTACGCCAACGCCGGCGCCACCGACGAGCGCTTCGACGACGACGACATCGAGGCCATgatcgccgccgccgacgccgaccTCGACGGCTTCGTGCAGTACCACGAGTTCGAGGGCCTCCTTGGCCGCGCAGCTAAGGCGGGGGCGGACAGCGGCTGCCGCTCCGCGATGGAGGACGCCTTCCGGCTAATGGACCGCGACGGGGACGGCAAGGTCGGGTTCGAGGACCTCAAGGCCTACCTCGGGTGGGCCGGGATGCCGGTCGCCGACGACGAGATCCGCGCCATGATAAGTATGGCTGCtgacgacgacggcggcgtggGGCTCGAGGCGCTCGCCAGAATACTCGCCGTGGACTTTGATGCCATCGTCTGA